The Maylandia zebra isolate NMK-2024a linkage group LG4, Mzebra_GT3a, whole genome shotgun sequence genome includes a window with the following:
- the adap2 gene encoding arf-GAP with dual PH domain-containing protein 2 isoform X2 yields the protein MFRFDLFSCSLTEPDWASYKLGIFVCLNCSGIHRSLSSHVKSIRLDFWEDKLVEFMESNGNARAQAQYEKAVPPYYYRPQREDCNILREQWIRAKYERKEFTGETKYPPLPYTTGFYEGILLKKGKDNTQFLKRKFVLSEREFTLSYYNKEDESKGPKAVISIKDLNATFQPEKIGHPNGLQITYQDGDHTRNLYVYHERSEEIVTWYNAIRAARYAYLKTAYPTGSDEELLPMITRNYLKEGYMEKTGPMQTESFKRRWFILDSQNRKLLYFKGHLDAEELGAIFIGTECKGYSVRECVPLNARGNKWKCGLMVETPERQFVFMCEQERDQREWLEALRKVLSRPMSPQDYTTEAVMKYKR from the exons ATGTTcagatttgatttattttcatgCAGTTTAACCG AACCGGACTGGGCCTCCTACAAGTTGGGgatttttgtgtgtctgaacTGCTCCGGGATCCACCGCAGCCTGTCCAGCCATGTCAAATCTATCAGGCTGGACTTCTGGGAGGACAAACTAGTAGAG TTCATGGAATCCAATGGCAATGCCAGGGCCCAGGCTCAATATGAGAAAGCTGTTCCACCGTACTACTATCGACCCCAGCGGGAAGACTGCAA TATCCTCAGGGAGCAGTGGATCCGTGCTAAATACGAGAGGAAGGAGTTCACAGGAGAGACCAAGTATCCACCGCTTCCATACACCACAG GGTTCTATGAAGGAATACTGTTGAAGAAAGGCAAAGACAACACACAGTTTCTGAAGAGAAAGTTCGTGCTGTCGGAGAGAGAATTCACCCTGAGCTACTACAACAAAGAAGAT GAGTCTAAAGGCCCCAAAGCTGTAATATCCATCAAGGACCTGAACGCCACCTTTCAGCCAGAGAAGATCGGCCATCCTAACGGACTGCAGATCACCTACCAAGACGGGGATCACACCAGGAACCTCTACGTTTATCATGAGCGTTCTGAA GAAATAGTCACATGGTACAACGCGATTCGAGCCGCTCGCTATGCGTACTTGAAGACGGCCTACCCGACAGGAAGCGATGAAGAA CTGTTACCAATGATAACAAGAAACTACCTCAAAGAGGGTTACATGGAAAAGACGGGGCCTATG CAAACAGAGTCATTCAAAAGGAGGTGGTTCATTTTAGACTCTCAAAACAGGAAGTTGCTCTACTTCAAAGGCCATCTG GATGCAGAGGAGCTAGGGGCCATTTTTATCGGCACAGAGTGCAAAGGTTACTCGGTTAGGGAGTGTGTCCCGCTGAACGCCCGGGGAAACAAGTGGAAGTGCGGATTGATGGTGGAAACGCCCGAGCGACAGTTCGTCTTCATGTGCGAGCAGGAGAGGGACCAGAGGGAGTGGCTGGAAGCGCTCAGGAAGGTTTTGTCCAGACCCATGTCACCCCAGGATTATACCA
- the adap2 gene encoding arf-GAP with dual PH domain-containing protein 2 isoform X1 yields the protein MANRERNKKILLELVKQSDNSRCADCGEPEPDWASYKLGIFVCLNCSGIHRSLSSHVKSIRLDFWEDKLVEFMESNGNARAQAQYEKAVPPYYYRPQREDCNILREQWIRAKYERKEFTGETKYPPLPYTTGFYEGILLKKGKDNTQFLKRKFVLSEREFTLSYYNKEDESKGPKAVISIKDLNATFQPEKIGHPNGLQITYQDGDHTRNLYVYHERSEEIVTWYNAIRAARYAYLKTAYPTGSDEELLPMITRNYLKEGYMEKTGPMQTESFKRRWFILDSQNRKLLYFKGHLDAEELGAIFIGTECKGYSVRECVPLNARGNKWKCGLMVETPERQFVFMCEQERDQREWLEALRKVLSRPMSPQDYTTEAVMKYKR from the exons ATGGCAAACCGTGAGCGGAACAAAAAGATTTTACTGGAACTGGTGAAACAGTCAGACAACAGCCGGTGCGCTGACTGCGGCGAGCCCG AACCGGACTGGGCCTCCTACAAGTTGGGgatttttgtgtgtctgaacTGCTCCGGGATCCACCGCAGCCTGTCCAGCCATGTCAAATCTATCAGGCTGGACTTCTGGGAGGACAAACTAGTAGAG TTCATGGAATCCAATGGCAATGCCAGGGCCCAGGCTCAATATGAGAAAGCTGTTCCACCGTACTACTATCGACCCCAGCGGGAAGACTGCAA TATCCTCAGGGAGCAGTGGATCCGTGCTAAATACGAGAGGAAGGAGTTCACAGGAGAGACCAAGTATCCACCGCTTCCATACACCACAG GGTTCTATGAAGGAATACTGTTGAAGAAAGGCAAAGACAACACACAGTTTCTGAAGAGAAAGTTCGTGCTGTCGGAGAGAGAATTCACCCTGAGCTACTACAACAAAGAAGAT GAGTCTAAAGGCCCCAAAGCTGTAATATCCATCAAGGACCTGAACGCCACCTTTCAGCCAGAGAAGATCGGCCATCCTAACGGACTGCAGATCACCTACCAAGACGGGGATCACACCAGGAACCTCTACGTTTATCATGAGCGTTCTGAA GAAATAGTCACATGGTACAACGCGATTCGAGCCGCTCGCTATGCGTACTTGAAGACGGCCTACCCGACAGGAAGCGATGAAGAA CTGTTACCAATGATAACAAGAAACTACCTCAAAGAGGGTTACATGGAAAAGACGGGGCCTATG CAAACAGAGTCATTCAAAAGGAGGTGGTTCATTTTAGACTCTCAAAACAGGAAGTTGCTCTACTTCAAAGGCCATCTG GATGCAGAGGAGCTAGGGGCCATTTTTATCGGCACAGAGTGCAAAGGTTACTCGGTTAGGGAGTGTGTCCCGCTGAACGCCCGGGGAAACAAGTGGAAGTGCGGATTGATGGTGGAAACGCCCGAGCGACAGTTCGTCTTCATGTGCGAGCAGGAGAGGGACCAGAGGGAGTGGCTGGAAGCGCTCAGGAAGGTTTTGTCCAGACCCATGTCACCCCAGGATTATACCA